A single region of the Malus sylvestris chromosome 8, drMalSylv7.2, whole genome shotgun sequence genome encodes:
- the LOC126631679 gene encoding 3-hydroxyisobutyryl-CoA hydrolase-like protein 2, mitochondrial — protein sequence MQRAKAIEALRRCAVQRGRSSSLSHHRAFSAQPSYAQYDDVQDLVTVEGRAKSRAAILNRPSALNALNSSMAARLKRLYESWEDNPDIGFVLMKGSGRAFCAGADAVSLYQLVNEGNLDECKKFFETLYKFVYIQGTYLKPHVAIMDGITMGAGAGISIPGMFRVVTDKTIFSNPEAQIGFHPDAGASFYLSRLPGYLGEYLALTGDKLNGVEMIACRLATHYALNARLAMVEERLGNLVTDEPSVIETALAQYGDLVYLDRRSILSKLDIIDRCFSHDTIEEITDALEKEAADSYDEWCKTVLKKIKEASPLSLIVSLRSIREGRFQSLDQCLSREYRISLAAISNRVSSDFSEGVRARLVDKDFAPKWKPPSFKDVSKDMVDCYFSPLPEVEPELKLPTALREPFMQETDSPKK from the exons ATGCAGAGAGCAAAAGCCATTGAAGCTCTGAGGAGGTGTGCGGTTCAGAGAGGAAGAAgcagctctctctctcatcacagAGCCTTTTCTGCCCAACCAAGCTATGCCCAATACGACGACGTCCAGGAcctg GTTACGGTGGAGGGAAGAGCCAAATCGAGAGCGGCAATTCTCAACAGGCCATCTGCACTCAATGCTCTCAACAGTTCCATG GCAGCTCGACTGAAGAGACTGTATGAATCATGGGAGGATAACCCGGACATTGGATTTGTCTTGATGAAG GGTAGTGGGAGGGCTTTCTGCGCCGGTGCAGATGCTGTTAGCCTTTATCAACTAGTGAATGAAG GGAATCTTGATGAATGTAAAAAGTTTTTCGAGACATTGTATAAGTTTGTGTATATTCAAGGAACGTACTTGAAGCCACAT GTAGCTATCATGGATGGTATCACCATGGGAGCTGGGGCTGGAATTTCAATCCCAGGAATGTTTCGTGTGGTGACTGATAAGACT ATATTTTCCAATCCAGAGGCCCAGATAGGTTTCCATCCTGATGCAGGGGCTTCCTTTTATCTGTCTCGTCTACCTGGCTACCTAG gagaATACTTAGCTCTTACAGGAGACAAGCTTAATGGTGTGGAGATGATTGCCTGTCGCCTTGCTACGCACTATGCGTTAAATGCG AGACTTGCTATGGTTGAAGAACGCCTCGGAAATTTAGTTACTGATGAACCTTCTGTAATAGAAACAGCTCTTGCACAATATGGTGACCTTGTTTATCTAGACAGGAGGAGTATACTTTCTAA GCTCGACATTATTGATAGATGTTTCAGCCATGACACAATTGAGGAAATTACTGATGCATTG GAGAAGGAAGCTGCTGACTCTTATGATGAATGGTGCAAAACAGTCctcaagaaaataaaagaagccTCCCCTTTGAGTTTGATAGTTTCTTTACGATCG ATACGCGAGGGTAGATTTCAATCTCTGGATCAGTGTCTGTCTCGTGAATATCGTATATCTCTTGCTGCAATTTCCAACCGGGTCTCTAGTGACTTCTCTGAG GGCGTTCGAGCAAGATTGGTAGACAAGGACTTCGCGCCCAAG TGGAAGCCCCCTAGTTTCAAAGATGTTTCCAAAGACATGGTTGATTGCTATTTCTCACCACTTCCTGAAGTTGAGCCGGAGCTGAAGCTGCCGACAGCATTGCGAGAGCCATTTATGCAAGAGACGGATTCACCCAAAAAATGA
- the LOC126631677 gene encoding DNA-directed RNA polymerases IV and V subunit 2-like: MGASSDAKGDIGMSSKGESFTNGVDMDIDDSDYDDEYDYSTSLQDLGEGFLKNFCKEAATSFFNEYGLISHQINSYNDFIQNGIQRVFSSFGEIIVEPGYDPSKKGDNEWRYALVKFGKVTLGRPSFWGGSDNDKEYNMLPRHARLQNMTYCAKMKVNITVEVYNQRLVSSDKFKTGKERFLDKEILSTDTRDITIGSVPVMVKSDLCWMRDVEKGDCDFDHGGYFIIKGAEKTFIAQEQSCLKKLLITNNQGLTVAYRSEVKRHRLIIRLVGISKLENIEGVEKVLTVYFMSTEIPVWVWFFALGVSSDKEVIDLIDYGSEDASILNILFASIRDADKATEKVDGGFRRGKNALKYVDDVIKKTAFPPGESMEECISLYLFPNLRGLKQKARFLGYMVKSLLQASAGRRKCDNRDDFRNKRLDLAGELLERELKAHIGHARRRMAKALQRDLYGDRVVRPIEHYLDASIVTNGISRAFSTGAWCHPFKKMERMSGVVATVGRANPLQTMIDMRKTRQQVQYTGKVGDARYPHPSHWGKVCFLSTPDGENCGLVKNLATTTIVSTNILESLLPELSLCGMEKLVDDTSTSLQGKFKVFLNGDWVGVCEGSLSFVSELRRMRRRKKLPPQVEIKRDEKQGEVRVYSDAGRILRPLLVVENLNKIKALKGEKHPFKYFLNKGIIELIGAEEEEDCSTAWGIKYLFMEEKGKSAVKYTHCELDMSFLLGLSCSIIPFANHDHARRVLYQAQKHSSQAIGFSTTNPNLRVDTLSHQLHYPQRSLFQTMTSDCLGKPGHQLGKNRVLPKPELYNGQNAIVAVNVHLGFNQEDSIVMNRASLERGMFRSEHIRSYKAEVDNKHSLEKRRKPDDCVNFGKMQSKFGRVDNLDEDGFPYVGANLQSGDIIIGRCSESGADHSIKLKHTERGMVQKVVLSSNDDGKNFAVVSMRQVRSPCLGDKFSSMHGQKGVLGFLESQENFPFTVQGIVPDIVINPHAFPSRQTPGQLLEAALGKGIASGGSKKYATPFSTLSVDDIAEQLHRAGFSRCGKERVYNGGTGKMARSLIFMGPTFYQRLIHMSEDKVKFRNTGPVHPLTRQPVADRKRFGGIKFGEMERDCLIAHGASANLHERLFTLSDSSQVYICQKCEHVANVIQRSVEGGRKIRGPYCRNCNSADDLVKANVPYGAKLLCQELFSMGISLKFETRFA; this comes from the exons ATGGGGGCGTCATCGGATGCCAAGGGAGATATCGGTATGAGCAGCAAGGGAGAAAGTTTTACAAATGGTGTTGACATGGACATCGACGATAGTGATTATGATGATGAGTATGATTACTCGACTAGCCTGCAAGATCTTGGGGAAGGATTTCTGAAGAATTTCTGTAAGGAGGCGGCAACATCATTCTTCAACGAGTATGGCCTCATTAGTCATCAAATCAACTCATATAATGACTTCATACAAAATGGCATACAAAGAGTCTTCAGTTCTTTTGGCGAGATTATAGTGGAGCCTGGCTATGACCCGTCAAAGAAGGGAGACAATGAATGGCGCTATGCTTTAGTGAAGTTTGGGAAGGTTACTCTTGGTAGGCCAAGTTTTTGGGGTGGTTCTGACAATGATAAGGAATATAATATGTTGCCTAGGCATGCTCGACTTCAGAACATGACATACTGTGCTAAGATGAAAGTGAATATCACTGTTGAG GTATATAATCAACGACTTGTCAGCAGCGATAAGTTTAAGACTGGAAAAGAACGGTTCCTTGACAAGGAAATTTTAAGTACGGACACCAGAGACATTACGATTGGTAGTGTCCCTGTCATGGTCAAGTCTGATTTATGCTGGATGAGGGACGTTGAGAAAGGTGACTGTGATTTTGACCATGGTGGCTATTTTATTATCAAGGGTGCAGAGAAG ACATTTATTGCACAAGAACAGAGCTGTCTGAAGAAACTTCTCATTACAAATAATCAGGGTCTGACAGTAGCATATAGGTCAGAGGTGAAGAGGCATAGGTTAATAATTAGACTAGTCGGGATTTCTAAACTTGAAAACATTGAAGGAGTAGAGAAAGTCCTTACCGTTTACTTCATGTCGACAGAAATCCCTGTGTGGGTATGGTTTTTTGCCCTTGGTGTTTCATCGGATAAAGAAGTTATTGATCTGATTGATTATGGCAGTGAAGATGCCAGCATTTTGAACATACTTTTTGCCTCAATTCGCGATGCCGATAAAGCTACTGAAAAAGTGGATGGAGGCTTCCGTAGGGGGAAGAATGCCCTCAAATATGTGGATGATGTGATAAAGAAAACTGCATTTCCACCCGGGGAAAGCATGGAAGAGTGCATCAGCTTGTATCTTTTCCCCAATCTCAGAGGTCTAAAGCAAAAGGCTCGCTTTCTTGGGTATATGGTGAAGTCCCTGTTACAAGCCTCTGCTGGTCGCAGGAAATGTGACAATAGGGATGACTTTAGGAACAAGAGGTTGGACTTGGCAGGTGAGCTTCTCGAACGAGAGCTAAAGGCACATATTGGACATGCAAGGCGGCGCATGGCAAAGGCCTTGCAGAGAGACCTTTAtggtgatcgggttgtgcgcCCAATTGAACACTACCTAGATGCCTCCATAGTTACTAATGGCATTTCAAGAGCATTCTCAACTGGAGCATGGTGTCATCCCTTCAAGAAAATGGAGAGGATGTCTGGTGTAGTGGCAACAGTTGGGCGAGCAAATCCGCTGCAGACAATGATTGATATGCGGAAGACAAGGCAGCAGGTTCAATATACAGGGAAGGTTGGAGATGCCAGATACCC GCATCCTTCCCACTGGGGTAAAGTATGTTTTCTCTCAACTCCGGATGGTGAGAATTGTGGGCTTGTAAAAAATTTGGCTACCACTACAATAGTAAGTACGAATATATTGGAGTCTCTACTACCTGAATTGTCTCTCTGTGGAATGGAAAAATTGGTGGATGATACTTCTACCTCACTGCAAGGGAAGTTCAAAGTTTTTCTGAATGGGGATTGGGTTGGAGTTTGTGAAGGTTCCCTCTCATTTGTCTCGGAACTCAGGAGGATGCGACGTAGGAAAAAGTTGCCACCTCAG GTGGAAATCAAAAGAGATGAAAAGCAAGGAGAAGTACGAGTATATTCTGATGCTGGAAGGATCCTACGCCCTCTCTTGGTGGTTGAGAATTTGAACAAGATAAAAGCATTGAAGGGGGAAAAGCATCCATTCAAGTATTTCCTTAACAAAGGAATAATCGAGCTTATTGGAGctgaagaagaggaagactGTAGTACTGCATGGGGCATTAAATATCTGTTCATGGAAGAAAAGGGAAAATCAGCTGTAAAGTACACACATTGTGAGCTAGACATGTCATTCCTGTTGGGTTTAAGCTGTAGCATTATCCCATTTGCGAATCATGACCATGCAAGGAGGGTCCTGTACCAGGCCCAGAAGCACTCGTCGCAGGCTATTGGGTTTTCTACCACAAATCCTAACCTTCGAGTGGATACACTGTCTCACCAACTGCACTACCCCCAGAGGTCACTTTTTCAGACAATGACGTCTGACTGCCTTGGCAAACCCGGACACCAACTGGGTAAAAACAGAGTTTTGCCGAAGCCCGAATTGTACAATGGTCAGAATGCGATTGTGGCAGTCAATGTTCACTTGGGGTTCAACCAAGAAGATAGCATAGTAATGAATCGGGCATCACTGGAACGTGGTATGTTCCGATCTGAGCATATCAGAAGTTACAAGGCTGAGGTTGACAACAAGCACTCCCTGGAGAAAAGGCGGAAGCCTGATGATTGTGTCAATTTTGGCAAGATGCAGAGCAAGTTTGGTCGGGTTGACAATCTCGATGAAGACGGCTTTCCCTACGTTGGTGCAAACTTGCAGAGTGGCGATATCATCATTGGGAGGTGCAGTGAATCAGGAGCTGATCATAGCATCAAACTGAAGCACACCGAAAGGGGAATGGTTCAGAAGGTTGTGCTTTCTTCTAATGATGATGGAAAGAACTTTGCTGTTGTTTCTATGAGACAG GTTCGCTCGCCGTGTCTTGGAGACAAGTTCTCCAGCATGCATGGGCAAAAGGGTGTTCTAGGTTTTCTGGAGTCTCAAGAGAACTTCCCTTTCACAGTACAGGGGATAGTTCCAGATATTGTGATAAATCCCCATGCATTTCCGTCAAGACAAACTCCTGGTCAACTCTTAGAAGCTGCTTTAGGGAAGGGAATCGCCTCTGGTGGTTCAAAGAAATATGCCACCCCGTTCTCTACTCTCTCTGTCGATGACATCGCAGAACAACTGCATAG GGCTGGATTTTCAAGATGCGGAAAAGAGAGAGTATACAATGGTGGAACCGGTAAAATGGCTCGTTCCCTCATATTCATGGGCCCAACCTTTTACCAGCGCCTGATTCACATGTCTGAAGACAAAGTAAAGTTCAGGAACACCGGGCCAGTCCACCCTCTCACCCGTCAACCAGTGGCAGATCGGAAGCGATTTGGAGGGATCAAGTTTGGAGAAATGGAACGTGACTGCCTAATAGCCCACGGAGCTTCTGCAAACTTACATGAGCGCCTTTTCACTCTCAGTGACTCCTCCCAGGTGTATATCTGCCAGAAATGCGAACATGTAGCTAATGTGATCCAACGCTCAGTTGAAGGAGGACGGAAGATCAGGGGTCCCTACTGCCGGAATTGCAATTCTGCAGATGATCTTGTCAAGGCAAACGTCCCGTACGGAGCGAAGTTACTGTGCCAGGAGCTGTTCAGCATGGGCATCAGTTTGAAGTTCGAGACTCGGTTCGCTTAG
- the LOC126633474 gene encoding chorismate mutase 2-like — protein MAADANSKSDTLTLEKVREALIKQEDTIIYRLIQRANFPLNSPAYDEKTFPSFSGSLLQFVVKETEALQSKVGRYENPEELPFSPDSLPPSLLPPPENPPVLHPAAASININGKIWDFYFDELLPLFAAPGDDGSYASTASNDLDCLQAISKRIHYGYYVAEVKFKDSPQDYEPAIRAQDREGLMKLLTFMDVEEKVKKRVEKKAMVFGQEVGLVDNANTKIDQRKVSEPYKVDPLIVSRLYEEWIMPLTKLVQVEYLLRRLD, from the exons ATGGCAGCGGATGCGAACTCCAAGAGCGATACTTTGACGCTTGAGAAAGTGAGAGAGGCGTTGATTAAACAAGAAGACACCATAATTTACCGGCTGATTCAGAGAGCAAACTTCCCTTTGAATTCTCCGGCGTACGACGAGAAAACGTTTCCATCGTTTTCTGGTTCTCTGCTTCAGTTCGTTGTTAAGGAAACCGAAGCCCTCCAATCCAAG GTTGGTAGGTATGAAAATCCCGAAGAACTTCCGTTTTCCCCGGACAGTTTACCGCCTTCATTGCTGCCGCCACCGGAAAATCCACCG GTATTGCATCCTGCTGCAGCTTCGATCAACATAAACGGAAAGATATGGGATTTCTATTTCGACGAATTGCTTCCTCTGTTTGCAGCCCCCGGTGACGATGGAAGCTATGCGTCAACTGCTTCTAATGATCTTGATTGCTTGCAG GCCATCTCTAAACGGATTCATTACGGATATTATGTTGCCGAGGTTAAGTTTAAGGATTCCCCTCAAGACTACGAGCCTGCAATTCGCGCTCAG GATAGGGAGGGTCTGATGAAATTGTTGACTTTTATGGACGTAGAAGAGAAGGTGAAGAAAAGAGTTGAGAAGAAGGCAATGGTGTTTGGGCAAGAAGTGGGTTTGGTTGACAATGCCAACACTAAAATTGACCAACGCAAAGTAAGTGAACCATACAAGGTTGATCCGTTGATAGTTTCTCGCCTCTACGAAGAATGGATAATGCCGCTCACGAAGCTTGTTCAGGTTGAGTATCTCCTTCGCCGACTTGACTAG
- the LOC126633512 gene encoding protein POLAR-like 1 has protein sequence MRKKKKDDRDPFFKTLNILSPFRCSKARHIRIADILVDEELGSETDGYDCSGDFNMERDPHRLPEDDGFMALQCSSPLYIISRWLSTLKLGKRTRCGVVRSQKRPKEVAKTERETGDDESTHATGSTNGLNGRGGETESRQIVKDTSSFNLGVACGLVYLIVAGKNELAKTAELRAEMEQLLQNAKEELQSKNSRFGSRPVESNEMNFASSTTDLQQASSSSSESRFSLQSGLVREVCSEFVRNGRGQGERDECVEGMDQLEAELESELERLQLHLELDSENHSSNSNYTQQQRLNAVQDTAHGTGDDTSDFGEEIDAHGAEPADYNEIPCHYGVPALELERRLHELLEARQEERIKELEVALEYTKRKLHEKEMEVSWWRQNASAALTSHRHQDPSSSGASQHGSESTFHLFRNSKDIESISSKG, from the exons atgaggaagaagaagaaggacgaTCGCGATCCCttctttaaaacactaaacatTCTCTCCCCTTTCCGTTGCTCCAAGGCCCGCCACATCCGCATCGCCGACATACTCGTAGATGAAGAATTGGGATCCGAAACCGACGGCTACGATTGCTCCGGAGACTTCAATATGGAGAGAGACCCACACCGCCTCCCCGAGGACGACGGATTCATGGCCTTACAGTGCTCGTCCCCGCTTTATATTATTTCCCGATGGTTGTCGACTCTGAAGCTAGGCAAACGGACGCGATGCGGCGTCGTACGGAGCCAGAAGAGACCGAAAGAGGTCGCGAAGACGGAGAGGGAGACTGGCGACGACGAGTCAACGCACGCCACCGGTTCGACGAATGGATTGAACGGCCGTGGCGGGGAAACAGAATCAA GACAGATTGTGAAGGATACGAGCTCATTCAATTTGGGAGTTGCGTGCGGTTTGGTGTATCTGATCGTCGCCGGTAAAAATGAACTTGCAAAGACGGCGGAGTTGCGGGCGGAGATGGAGCAGTTGCTTCAAAATGCAAAAGAGGAACTGCAGAGCAAGAATTCGCGTTTCGGTTCCAGGCCGGTGGAGTCGAATGAGATGAATTTTGCTTCTTCCACCACCGATCTCCAACAGGCTTCGAGTTCGAGCTCTGAGAGCCGGTTTTCACTTCAATCTGGCCTGGTCCGTGAAGTGTGCTCGGAATTTGTTAGAAATGGAAGAGGACAAGGAGAAAGGGATGAATGCGTGGAGGGAATGGATCAACTCGAGGCGGAGCTTGAATCGGAGTTGGAACGATTGCAGCTGCATTTGGAATTGGATTCGGAAAATCATTCATCCAATTCTAACTACACGCAGCAGCAAAGATTAAAC GCTGTCCAAGACACAGCTCATGGGACAGGCGACGATACctcagattttggagaagaaatcGACGCACATGGAGCAGAACCAGCAGATTATAACGAAATCCCCTGCCACTACGGAGTTCCTGCACTCGAACTGGAGAGAAGGCTGCACGAACTGCTGGAAGCGAGGCAGGAAGAACGGATAAAGGAACTTGAAGTTGCATTGGAGTACACGAAGCGCAAGCTTCATGAGAAGGAAATGGAGGTTTCATGGTGGAGACAAAATGCGTCTGCAGCACTCACATCGCACCGCCATCAAGATCCTTCATCCTCCGGTGCTTCCCAGCACGGTTCGGAGAGTACATTTCACTTGTTTAG AAACAGTAAGGATATCGAGAGCATTAGTAGCAAAGGGTGA